The Alphaproteobacteria bacterium DNA window TGCGCATAGATCGTATCATAGCCAAGGGTCCAAAAAATAGCACCGACATAGACAAGCAAAGATGGTAATGACAGATCAGCACCTGTTGCACAAATGCCCACCAAAAACCCCCAATTAAAAGTCACACCTAAAAACAATTGTGGCCAATAAGTGATGCGCTTCATCAAGGGATAGGCACCAATCAGCAAGAGCGAGAAAAGACCGAGCAAAATGGCCTTATCAGGCAGCTGAATCAGCAGCAGGCTTGCTGCGAGCAATTGCATGATGAGGAAACATTTTGCAGCTTTGCGCGTGAGAGTTCCAGAAGGCAAAGGTCGCAGAGCTGTACGCTCAACTTTTTGATCAATCTTGTGATCAAGTAAATCATTAATCGTGCAGCCAGCACCGCGCATCAAAACTGTCCCAAAGGCAAAATAAAGAATCAGAGGCCAGTGACTCATCGTGATCCCGCCCATAAAGAGACCCCAAAAAGCAGGCAGACCCGAAAGCCAAATGCCTATAGGCCGATCAAGCCTTGCTAACTGCGCATAGGGCTTTAAAGAGACAGGCAAAGCTGCAATGAGCCAGTGGTCATTTTGAATGTCTGTATGAGGCGTGTGATCTTCCAATTGCGTCATTTCTCTATTCGTGGTTTAATGGTTCAAAAGAACGAAGAAACAAAAAGATGATATCAAAGCCAAAAGCAAGACTTTATGTGAAAAATCCTCTTATTGTTGGCAGCGAGATCACTCTCTCCTCCGATATGTCTCATTATGTCGCAAATGTGCTTCGACTGAAAGAAAAAGATTTCGTTCTGCTCTTTAATGAGTCTGACGGTGAATTTCTGGGTCCTCTCACTCTTATCCATAAAAAGCACACTAAGCTCACCCTCACAAAACAAACACGCAAAGCGGGCTCAGACTCAACGGCTCAGGACGATCTATGGCTTGCCTTTGCGCCTCTGAAAAAAGATCGACTTGATTTTCTGATTGAAAAATCTGTTGAACTTGGCGTCAATCGACTATGTCCTATTCAAACTGACTTTACCGAGATTCTCCATTTAAAACTGGATAGAATTGAAGCGCAAATCATTGAAGCTGCTGAACAAACAGAAAGACTCACGCTACCAACCATTGACCCTATGACAAAGCTTAGATCTCTTCTAGACAAGTGGCCAAAAGATCGCATTCTATTTGCCTGTCTTGAGAGAGAAAAAGCCTTACCAGTTAAGGAGGCTTTTGCCAAAAAGGATCCATCCCAAAAATGCGGTTTTTTGATTGGACCTGCTGGCGGACTCTCTGATACAGACATTGCTCTGTTGCTCAAATATCCATTTGTCATCCCGATTCATCTCGGCCCGCGCATTTTAAGAGCTGAGACAGCAGCTATTGCTGTTCTATCAGCCTATCAAGCCTTTTACGGTGATTGGGCCCAGGCCGAACCAAACCAAACACTGAGTAAAGAAGACTAACATGATCATTGAAAACAAACATCAGCTCATCGACTATTTCGCAGGAAGCGGAAAGCCGCCTCATGACTGGCGCATTGGGACCGAACATGAAAAATTTGTCTTTGATCTCAAAACGCTGCGGCCTGTTCCTTATGCTGGCGACAATGGGATTGAGGCGATTCTCACCGCTTTCTCAACCCAATTTGGATGGTCTCCTGTTTTTGAAAAGGATAAAATTATTGCTCTGAAAAGGGGGCAAGCCATGATCTCTCTAGAGCCAGCTGGTCAACTAGAACTCTCTGGCAGTCCACTGCTAAACATCCACCAAACTTGTCAAGAAACCCATGATCATCTCGATCAAGCAAGAGAGATTTGCTGCCAATTGGGCCTAGGTCTGCTTGGCATGGGACTTTTGCCGAAATGGGACAGAGATGACATGCCTTGGATGCCCAAAGGGCGCTATAAAATTATGCGTGAATATATGCCTAAAAAAGGCACGCTCGGCCTTGATATGATGACGCGCACATCAACGATTCAGGCCAATCTTGATTATCTTGATGAAAAAGACATGGTCAGGAAATTCAGAGTTTCCCTGGCTCTGCAACCGATTGTGACCGCCTTGTTTGCCAATTCTCCTTTTGTCAATGGAAAGCCATCTGGTTATTTGAGTTACAGAAATCATATCTGGCATCACACTGATCCGGATCGAACGGGCTTTCTGCCTTTTGTCTTTGACACAGATTTTGGCTTTGAGCGCTATATTGATTATGCTTTGGATGTGCCTATGTATTTTGTCTATCGCGATGGAACTTACATTGATGCCTCTGGTCAATCTTTCAGAGATTTCTTGAAGGGTCAATTGTCAGCTCTGCCAGGAGAAAAGCCTTTGCTGAAAGATTGGGAAGATCATCTCACAACGCTTTTCCCAGAGGTTCGTCTCAAAAAATATCTTGAAATGCGCGGCGCTGATGGCGGCCCTTGGCGACGCATCTGCGCCTTGCCAGCTCTCTGGACTGGCCTTTTATATAGCGATGCTGCTTTTCAGGAAGCTGAGGCTTTAGCGGCTCAACTGAGTCAAGATGATATTCGCTTAATGTATCAAAATGTTTGCAAAACAGGCCTTCAAACACAGGTAGGAAAGACAACGGTTCTTGATCTTGCCAAACGCATGCTGAGTATTGCGGCGAGAGGATTAAATCATCGGCAGGCATTGAATTTTAAAGGTGAGACGGAAGAAAAATATCTCTGGCCTCTTTGGCAAATTGTTGAGGTTGGACAAACTTTATCAGAAGAAATGCTCTGTAAGTACAAAGGTCCCTGGCAAGAAAACATCGATCACGCCTATAGTGAATATGCTTATTAGGGGCTTCATATCAAAGCACCACACCAACCTTTCGTCATCTTGAGCCGAGCGCAGCAAAGGTGTGAGGATCCAGTCCTGAATCATCAACGAAAGGCACTGGTTGAGAGATTTCTGGATGGTCGCGTCGCTTCCGTCTTCGCTACGCTTCGACGAGATGTCGCTCCTCACCATGACGATTTTCAGAGATGCTACAATCCCCTCAACACATCACTCATCCATCTTCTGCTTTTTCGCCGAATACTCATCATTTTGAGCAATGCGCTTATAAAGTGCAGCCGATTGATTCATCATCAATTGCGCCTCTTCATGTCTCTCCTTAAGATATTCCTTCACTTCGAATCGTTTTTGAGGATTTTCTTGCATCAAAGAATCTAATCGTTTTTGTGCAAAGGGTATTCCTTGCATGGCAAGCTCAATCCAATGGCTCACTTCATCTTCTCTAACGAGGAGATTCCTCTGCGCATCTGGGTCAGTTATCACAACGCCCTTTGGGGGCACTTTATTTTGAATGAAACCAAAATCAACTTCCTCTAAATGAGGAGCCGCTTTTAAAATGGTTTCTATCAAATGAGATGCATGGTCAAATTCCCTATAGTTTAATTCATGAATCCGAATCCGTCTCAAAAGAGGAAGAGAATTTTCTTTTAACTGAAAACCTCGCCAATAATCTGGAACGGAATCCTCAAAATTATAATTTAGTCGATCCAGAGAAAAGGATTCTATATTCGGCACTGCTGTGAAAAAGCATTGCAAGGTAAATAAATCCATACCCTTCTTTTCTGCACCATTTTCAATAGTCGCACGTTTTAGTGATAAGAGCGGACCACCTCTAGAGAAGATAACCTCTTCCCAATTAAAGGGATGATCCTCATTTGAGGCGGTAATCGACAAGAAAAATTCTTGTAAACGCGGAAATGCATACAAAATTTCATCCAGACTCGTTTGTAAACATGAGGCTTCCCAAATGTCTAAATAGACAATATGATCTCTGACATGAGAACTCACACTTTGCAATGCATCAAAATCCTGTATTGTCTTTAACACGGCTTCTTTTGCATTCACTTTATGAGGACTCTTTGCGCAAACCAATGCCAACTCTTGACCTGAAATCAAGCCATCGTTTCCTGAGTATTCCAAATACTGAATAGGTCTTAAAATGTGATTTGAGATTGATAAATACCCTCTCAAACGTCCATTCATGTCACCGTTATAATCAGTTTCGGCTAAACAATATCGATTCCGATACAGATCCAGATCAAAAGAGACGCTCCATTCTTTAGCTGTGACAAAGACAGTAAACAAATCTCTCGGACTCAGATACTTAAATATTGTTTTCCAAATATGTTTGGGAAATAATGCAATAGATAGTTGCCCATCCACCCTTGGGACCAATCCAGCTAAGCAAGTTCCTGTAAGCCGGAATGCATGAAAGGTGTCTAACTCCGCTCTTGTAAAAGGGACAACTTGTACTTGAACATCAGTTACCGGTTGAGAATTGCCCTGAATCATGACCATTTTAAAATACCTCATCTAAAAATAAATAGAGGCTCAATGTATAGTGTTTAATTAAAATAGTCAAGAAAATTTGGTGCCCAGAAGAAGACTCGAACTTCCACAATGTTTCCATCACAGGTACCTGAAACCTGCGCGTCTACCAATTCCGCCACCTGGGCATAGTCAATACTCTTTGTCTCTAAACTGACTTCTGTTATACTCTAACCAGCAAGAAATAATAAGAGACCTCATCATGACGAAGACAACTTTACTCACCAAGGCTGAAATTATATCGATCTTTGAAAAGCTCAAAGAAGCGAATCCAACACCCACGACAGAGCTCAATTACACAAATCCTTATACGCTGCTGGTTGCTGTTGTCTTATCGGCTCAGACCACAGATATCAATGTCAATAAAGCAACTGAAGCTCTTTTTAAAATTGCTGATACGCCTGAGAAAATGGTTGCCTTGGGTCTTGATGCGATTCTCTCTTCCATCAAGACACTCAATCTTTTTAAAACCAAAGGACGACATCTCTATGAACTCTCACAATTACTGATTGAAAAGCATCAGAGTCAAGTCCCAAACAATCGTGAAGCCCTCGAGGCTCTGCCTGGTGTTGGCCGAAAGACAGCGAATGTGGTTTTAAATACGCTTTTTGATCTGCCTTGTATAGCCGTTGATACGCATATCTTTCGGCTTGCCAATCGCATTGGCTTTGTAACTGAAAAAACGCGCGAGAAAACAGAGGCTAGCCTCATGAAAGTTGTCCCGAATGCGTATCTCAAAGATGCGCACCACTGGCTTATCCTTCATGGGCGTTATGTTTGCACAGCCAAAAAACCAAAATGCTCAATTTGCATTATTCGTGATGAGTGCAAATATCCTGATAAGACAATTTAATACAGCCCCCAAAAAAACAGCATTGTGAATTTAGAGTTCAGGGTGACTCTGTTGTGAAATAGCAGAGGACCCTCAAAAGAGAGCCCTCTGAGTGACGTATCGAACCATCACATAAAGTTACATATTTTGTACTATCAACCGTTGAATCGCAGCGTCAACAGCACGATGAGCATCTTTTTCCCCCGCAGATTCTCGACCACTTGGCTTTTTGAAGCAATTGAACTGCATAGCTTGCAAAAAGTCCAAAAGCACTTTTCTCTCATCCTCAGACTCTGGTTTCGTCTTTTTTGTACCGCCATATTGCCTTAAGAACTTCCCGACTTCAGCTGAGTTTGGCACATATTCATTTAAAACCGTTGTTTCTTTTGTTTGCTTGAAAGTTTCAAAAGCTTCACATAATTTTCCCTGAGCGACTGGAGTTTCAACGCGATCTGCAACCAATTCAACGCTTTCAGGGACAACAACTGGCGCTGACTTTTGAGCTGGGGCAGGTAAAATACTCACAGCAGATGACAAGAACACTTGAACTTTATTATCTACAGCAAATTTCTGCAACTCTGTCAAAAAGGCAGCCAGTTTCCCAAGAGGAATATCACCATCCTTATGTATATTTTTTAATTCTAAAGCCAAGTGCATTGTGAATTCAGCTTCTTTGAAAGAGAAAGGCTTATCATTCAAATAAATGGTATTATCTTTTATTTCAATCTCCAATCTATTTGCTACAAAATTTGACAGAGCTGTCATTGCATTTTGTACATAGGTTTCTTTATAGAGACCAGTATGTCCGAGTGTTTCAGTTTTAACTTCTGAGGAGAGATAAGGATCTTTCTCGACAAGATAGTTCAAATAAACTTGTCCATGACTCTCAGCATTAGATTTTAAGTTGCCTAAGAAAGCTT harbors:
- a CDS encoding 4-hydroxybenzoate octaprenyltransferase → MTQLEDHTPHTDIQNDHWLIAALPVSLKPYAQLARLDRPIGIWLSGLPAFWGLFMGGITMSHWPLILYFAFGTVLMRGAGCTINDLLDHKIDQKVERTALRPLPSGTLTRKAAKCFLIMQLLAASLLLIQLPDKAILLGLFSLLLIGAYPLMKRITYWPQLFLGVTFNWGFLVGICATGADLSLPSLLVYVGAIFWTLGYDTIYAHQDKKDDALLGMKSTALLFKEKSKDAVSIIYGLSLILIGLGLFLNHFSLLWSFLFLITAGAHFFWQILTWHMDDPVSSLRVFKSNRDLGILILLIFIGENLFNA
- a CDS encoding 16S rRNA (uracil(1498)-N(3))-methyltransferase is translated as MISKPKARLYVKNPLIVGSEITLSSDMSHYVANVLRLKEKDFVLLFNESDGEFLGPLTLIHKKHTKLTLTKQTRKAGSDSTAQDDLWLAFAPLKKDRLDFLIEKSVELGVNRLCPIQTDFTEILHLKLDRIEAQIIEAAEQTERLTLPTIDPMTKLRSLLDKWPKDRILFACLEREKALPVKEAFAKKDPSQKCGFLIGPAGGLSDTDIALLLKYPFVIPIHLGPRILRAETAAIAVLSAYQAFYGDWAQAEPNQTLSKED
- a CDS encoding glutamate--cysteine ligase, giving the protein MIIENKHQLIDYFAGSGKPPHDWRIGTEHEKFVFDLKTLRPVPYAGDNGIEAILTAFSTQFGWSPVFEKDKIIALKRGQAMISLEPAGQLELSGSPLLNIHQTCQETHDHLDQAREICCQLGLGLLGMGLLPKWDRDDMPWMPKGRYKIMREYMPKKGTLGLDMMTRTSTIQANLDYLDEKDMVRKFRVSLALQPIVTALFANSPFVNGKPSGYLSYRNHIWHHTDPDRTGFLPFVFDTDFGFERYIDYALDVPMYFVYRDGTYIDASGQSFRDFLKGQLSALPGEKPLLKDWEDHLTTLFPEVRLKKYLEMRGADGGPWRRICALPALWTGLLYSDAAFQEAEALAAQLSQDDIRLMYQNVCKTGLQTQVGKTTVLDLAKRMLSIAARGLNHRQALNFKGETEEKYLWPLWQIVEVGQTLSEEMLCKYKGPWQENIDHAYSEYAY
- the nth gene encoding endonuclease III; amino-acid sequence: MTKTTLLTKAEIISIFEKLKEANPTPTTELNYTNPYTLLVAVVLSAQTTDINVNKATEALFKIADTPEKMVALGLDAILSSIKTLNLFKTKGRHLYELSQLLIEKHQSQVPNNREALEALPGVGRKTANVVLNTLFDLPCIAVDTHIFRLANRIGFVTEKTREKTEASLMKVVPNAYLKDAHHWLILHGRYVCTAKKPKCSICIIRDECKYPDKTI